DNA from Gemmatimonadota bacterium:
CCGATCGTCATGCCCGCGGCGGCCAGGAGCAGGTCCAGTTCGGTCACCGTGTAGATCCGTATGGATGACGCGTACGTCCGCTTTTCGGCGCCGTTGAGCACGGTCGATTGCGTATGGACACGGTTGGCCACGGGATCGAACTCGCGCTCTTCGAGCAGGATGCGGCCGTCCCGCCGATGGACTTCCTGGGCGGCGAACCGGCGGACCAGGTAGTCGCGGTTGACGAGCTGGCACACGAGCCGCCCGCCGGGCCGCAGTGCCTCGGAGACCGATTTCAATACCCTGAAATTCTCGTCTTCCTCTTCGAAGTAACCCAGGGTGTTGAACAGGCTGATGACCGTGTCGAACCGTCCGGAAAAAGGCAGGAAGCGCATATCGCCCCTTACCCAGGTCCCCGCGGGATCCCGCTCGCGGGCGCGTTTCAGCAACGGGGGAGACAGGTCGTATCCCACGACCCGGTATCCGCGTTTTCTCAGCGGCGTGCTCACGCGGCCGTAACCGCAGCCGAGGTCCAGGACCCCGCTCCCGTCCGGACGCCCGATCAGGCGTGCGAGGCCATCCACTTCGAGGTCCGTGTCCTCGTGGTGGTCGAAATGGTAGTAGTCTTCGCCGAAGTATTCGACGTACCAGGGATTGGTCATGATGATCGCTCCGGCCGCCTGTGCGCTGTCGGCAAAGCAGGGCCGGCCGCCTGCCGCATCGAGGGACATATGGTCGAAATCCAGGACCGAACGCCTCAGATTAACCCCCGCCGTCACGTATTTCAAGCATCTTTTCCGGGATCAACCGGCTGCCGTGAAAATACCTTGATTTCTAAACACCCGTATAGCAACTTCCGGTTGCTGTGCCGGCGCGAGACGACCCGATTTTCAAACCCCCGGAACCCGACCTTCTTCCCATGGCCGGAACGACCATACAAATCAAAGGGGCCCGCGTTCACAACCTGAAGAACGTGAACCTGGACCTTCCTAAAGACGCGCTGATCTGCTTTACCGGCGTATCCGGTTCCGGCAAGTCCTCGCTGGCCTTCGACACCCTATACGCCGAGGGCCAGCGGCGGTACGTCGAATCGCTCTCCGCCTACGCGAGGCAGTTCCTCGGCCAGATGCAGAAACCGGACGTCGACCGGATCACGGGTCTGGCACCCGCCATTTCCATCGAACAGAAAGCCGCCGGGCTGAATCCCCGGTCCACCGTCGGGACGATCACGGAGATCTACGATTTCCTGCGCGTGCTCTACGCCCGGGTGGGGGTGCCGCACTGCACGAAGTGCGGGGAACGGATCGGGGCGCAGACCCTCGAACAGATCGTCGCCCGGATCCTGGCGCTTCCGGAAGGAACGCGGATGCTCGTGATGGCGCCGGTGATCCAGGGGCGCCGCGGCGAGTACCGGGACCTGTTCGAGGACCTGCGCCGGCAGGGGTACCTGCGTGCACGGGTGAACGGCGAGGTCGTCAACCTCTCCGAGGATCCCGATCTCGACCGCAACATGCGGCACACGATCGAAGTGGTGACGGACCGGCTCGTCATGCGGGACGACATCCGCACCCGGCTGGTCGAAGCCGTCGAAGGCGCACTGCACCTGGGACAGGGTACCGTCATGGTCCAGGTGGAGGAAGACGGCCGGACCTCCGACCTGCTCTTCAGCACCCGGTACGCCTGCACAAAGTGCGATCTGAGTTACGAAGAACCGACGCCGCAGCTGTTCTCCTTCAACAGTCCGCAGGGCATGTGCGCCAACTGCCACGGCCTGGGCACCATGATGCGGATCGAACCCCGGCTCATCGTGCCCGATCCTTCGAAGTCCATCAACGAAGGCGCGATCGAACCCCTCGGAACGATCGCCAATCTCTGGAAACGGCACTTCTACGAAGGGATCGCCCAGCACGTGGGATTCAGCCTGGACACGCCGTGGGAGCGACTGACCGAAGAGGCGCGGCGGGTGGTGCTGTACGGACTGGGCTACAAGCGCATCACCTTTACGTTCCGCAACGGAAAGGGCGGCGAGTGGTCGCACAAGGACCGGTTCAACGGGGTCGTGAACGATCTGGAAAAGCGGTACCATACACTCAAGTCCCAGCGGCACAAGGCCGAACTCGAACGGTACATGGCTATCGGGGAGTGTGACCTCTGCCACGGCGAACGCCTTAAACCCGAAGCGCTGTCCGTCACCCTGGGCGGCCTCTCCATCGCCGCGCTGTGCCGCCTTCCCATCCTCGACATCCGCGCGTTCTTCGAGAAACTGTCCCTGTCGGACGCCGAACGCCAGATCGGCGACGAAGCGCTCAAGGAGATCGTCGCACGGCTCGACTTCCTGCTCAACGTGGGTCTCGAATACCTGACGCTGGAACGTACGGCGCCGACGCTTTCCGGCGGGGAGGCGCAGCGCATACGGCTCGCCAGCCAGATCGGCCGCGGGCTCGTCGGCGTGATGTACGTGCTCGACGAACCGAGCATCGGACTGCATCCCAGGGACAACCGTCGGCTGCTGGATACCCTGGGCCATTTGCGGGACCAGGGCAATACGGTCATCATCGTCGAACACGATGAAGAGACCATGTGGGCGTCCGACCACATCGTGGATTTCGGTCCGGGCGCCGGCGTCAACGGCGGCGAGATCGTCGCCGAGGGCCGTCCTCGTGTCGTGGCCGCCAGCACGGCATCGCTGACCGGGCAGTACCTGTGCGGGAAGAAGACGATCCCGGTTCCGGTCTCCCGCCGCGGCGTTAACGACAGTTGGCTGACGATCCTGGGCGCCCGTCAGAACAACCTCAAGAACCTGGACGTCCGGTTGCCCGTGGGCCGGTTCACCTGCGTCACGGGTGTATCCGGTTCGGGCAAGAGTTCTCTGATCAACGATATCCTGTACGCGGCTTTGGCCCGGTCGCTGAACAAGGCCGGCACCCAACCGGGCGAGTTCGACGGGCTCAAAGGCGTGAGTCACCTGGACAAGGTCATCAACATCGACCAGGCGCCTATCGGCCGCACGCCGAGATCGAACCCGGCGACCTATACGAAGGTCTTCGACGCGATCCGCGCCCTCTTCGCCGAAACCCCGGAGGCCAGGTTGCGCGGCTACAAGCCGGGCCGTTTCAGCTTCAACGTGCGGGGCGGCCGGTGCGAGGCCTGCGAAGGCAACGGCGCGACGCGGGTGGAGATGGATTTCCTGGCGGACATGTGGGTTTCCTGTCCCGTCTGCGAGGGCAGGAGGTTCGACCGGGAGACCCTGGAGGTGAAGTACAAGGGGCATTCCATCGCCGACGTGCTCGGGCTGGACGTGCAGGAAGCGCTGGATATCTTCGAACACGTTCCTTCCATCGCCCGGGTGCTCCGGACCCTTTACGACGTGGGCCTGGGGTATATCAAGCTGGGTCAGCCCGCGCCCACGCTGTCGGGCGGCGAGGCGCAGCGCATCAAGCTGGGGCGCGAACTGTGCAAGCGCAGCACGGGGCGGACCATGTACGTGCTGGACGAACCCACGACCGGCCTGCACTTCGAAGACATCACCCACCTGCTCGCCGTGCTGAACGCCTTCGTGGACAAGGGCAATACCGTTGTCGTCATCGAGCATAACATCGACGTGATCAAGACAGCCGACTGGATCATCGACCTTGGGCCGGAGGGCGGAGAAGCGGGCGGGCGCGTCATCGCCGAGGGGACGCCGGAGACCGTCGCGGGCATCGCCGGATCGTCCACGGGACAGATCCTGGCAAAGGCGCTGCGGCCTCTCGGATCTCCAGGGCATTCGCCGGAGACGTCGGAATCATTGCCTGTGACGCCGGAAACACAGCCGGCGAGTTCGGAATCATCGCCAGCCGCCGGCCAGACCGCCGGCGCGGACGGCAGTACCGCTGACGGAGACGGGACCGTCGGCGTAGACGAACGGACCGCCGGCGCGGACGACCGGACCGCCGGCGCGGACGGCCACATCCGGGAGATCACCGTGCGCGGCGCGCGGGAACACAACCTGAATGATCTCTCCGTGACGATCCCCCGGGACCGGATGACGGTGTTTACGGGCGTATCGGGCTCGGGGAAGACCTCCCTGGCCCTCGATACGATCTACGCGGAAGGCCAGCGGCGGTACGTGGAATCCCTGTCCGCCTATGCGCGGCAGTTCCTCCAGCAGATGCAGAAACCGAAGGTGGACCATATCGTCGGCCTTTCCCCGGCCATAT
Protein-coding regions in this window:
- a CDS encoding methyltransferase domain-containing protein, whose protein sequence is MKYVTAGVNLRRSVLDFDHMSLDAAGGRPCFADSAQAAGAIIMTNPWYVEYFGEDYYHFDHHEDTDLEVDGLARLIGRPDGSGVLDLGCGYGRVSTPLRKRGYRVVGYDLSPPLLKRARERDPAGTWVRGDMRFLPFSGRFDTVISLFNTLGYFEEEDENFRVLKSVSEALRPGGRLVCQLVNRDYLVRRFAAQEVHRRDGRILLEEREFDPVANRVHTQSTVLNGAEKRTYASSIRIYTVTELDLLLAAAGMTIGAVHGGLDFRPYDWDTNQLVIVAERTG